The genomic region CAGAGTCAGGGGCCCTGAGGTGGGGCTGGGCCTGTGCACTGGGGAGGGGCGGGAGTTCTGAGAGGAGTCTGGAGCGGGGAGAGGCTGCCTGGGCTTTATCCATCTCCTGAAGCATGGTTGGGCTTTGGGGGACCTGGAGACCATGCAGTCTTCTTGGGAGCTCCTCCTCTCCCTTGGCTGGGTGGGGGACTCAGGTAGAGCCCACCAATCCCTGCATGTTGGGATCTTCCCATGGGCTCTGTGAGCACCCGGAGAGAGCATTCAATCCTACATTTCCAAGCAAGTCATCTGTCCAAAGAGGGGTgctgacttgttcaaggtcagaCATGCAGGGCAGGAACAGACCAGAAGTCAGTTCTCAGGGCTCAGGGACCAGGTCACATTATCTTGGGTGGCACTGTGCCAACTGCTCTGTGCTCAGGGTCTGTGTCAGGGCTCCATGGAACACGGGCAGAATGTTTAGCTCTTGGGCCCCCTCAGATGTTCCACTGTTCACCTGGGGCCGGAAGAACCCCAGTCTGGAAAAATAAACTCTGGAGTGTCCTGGGGAGGCCGGGGGTGCTCAGGGCTCTGGTCCTGTGAGTGTCTCAGCAGCAGAGTAACTAAGCCAGGCGGCCTGGTCCTCCCACAGGGCGGTGTGTGCGAGGAGGGGGGTGTGAGCGTGTGGCTGGTGCATGGGGAGGGGTGAGAGGGCAGGCAGGAGAGACAGTATGAGTGTCTGCAGGTGGGATCCTGGGGTGACAGGTCCCTCTGAGGTGGCAGAAGATGCCAAATCCAACCAGGGGCAGTGCTATGCCATAGACAGCTTTATATCCACAGGATTGGTGGTCCAAACCCTGCTCTGCCCCTCCTATCCAGGAGTcatttgagcctcagtttccacatcgtTAAAATAGAGGAGAAGACCCTTCCCTCGGGGGATTTCTAAGGGTATTACAGGAAATGGGTGGACCTTGCGCAACGTGGTGCCTGCTGTGGGGTGCAGGTGGCAGGACCTGTGATGGACTGGCTCCTTGGAACAGGAGGCAGGGCTGGCCATTATCCAGGACAGGGCGGAATGCCAGATTGTTGCTCTGTTTGTGGGTAGAGCAAAGACCCTCTAGTCCCACCCTTTCACCTGAGTTGTGGCCATCTCTGGGACACAGCTAAAAGACTAAGCCCCAAGAGGAGCCTAGGACAAGACCCCAGCCAAGGAGCCATCTGGTGATGGGCCTGGGGACATCACCCCTCATCataccttccttcctctcccccctagaAGAAGCTGGAGCACAGTCCACCAGAGCCGCATTCAGAACCCCTGAGCGCGGTGCTGTCAGAAAGGCAGGCGGCCATGAGTGGACGACAGCAGCAGGTGTTCACCAATGCCGGCCTGGACACCACGGACCTGTGACAGAGGTCCCCACTCTCCTGACCCGCCTGGGAAGAGGCACCCCACACCCTGGCTgtatctctccctcccctccccagatGTAATAATAGATAATGTCACTTTCCCTCTTGCTTTCCGTCAATGGCAACAGACAAGGGTTGGGGAAATATTTTATTACCAATGTATACTGTGACAGTTTGTAGCCAAAAACAGAGGCTGGAGGGATGGTACAAGGGCACCCAGTGGTTGGTTACAAGGGACTCATGGGGACTAACAGCactgggtggggggtggggaaccAGGGACTGAAGAGGGGGTCCTTTATGAGACAACTGTGGTTGTAGAATGAACTCTCCATCTGTCCCCCTTACCCAAGACCAGTTGTCAACCAGTCTGCCAGTGGCTCAAGACCTTCCATGACCTGACTGTAACCTGCAGTCCTGTCTGAGACCCTCTGACCTTGTGTGACTGTCTCTCTCAGCTGAGGCCCAGGGCGCTTCTGAACTTTTGGcctctgtgagaattgtgagCCAGGGACCCTGTGGGAAAAGAGAGAGGGCTGGGGGACTGGGCAGGTAGTAGGCAGAAGTTGGGGTAGGACCACCAAGAGCATGCAAGAGATGCCTCTgcccgggggtgggggtggggtgggaagggggttgGGGTAGTTGAGACCATTCACACACTCACTGTCAGACTCAGTTGCCCAGAGCCTCCATTCAGGGCCCAACACATGGGGGTCTTGCGCACCAAGCCTCGCACACGCAGAGTACCACTTAGAGATTTGCATGCAGTCTTTGGGGTGGGGGGTGTCTGGCACCATTGGAGCCTCAACGCACCAGTCTGGCCATCTCAGGAGCCTGCCTCAGCTCTGGGGGGTGGAGgcggaggtggggtggggtgccGAACAGGTGATCACCCTCGCCCAGTGTGATCAAGGGAGTGGGGCTGAGGGCTGTGAGGGCACGCGTGGGCGTCAGGACTGGGGTTCGAGGGCTCGTGGCCGCGACAGGACTGGGTACAAGTCGTTATATGTGTGTTTGGGAGGGGAAGGACTGGAAAGGAGATAAGAAGCCCACCCATCGGGGTCTGTCACACGCCGAGGAGGACCCCTTCTAGAGGGTCTGGGACCAAAGGAGCCTGAGAAGGTTGGAAACCCGGGCGTAGAAAATGGGGCAGATCATTCGGCTGAGGGTCCCGCCCGCGAGCAGCACCTCGGCCGGCGCACGCTCTGCAGCAGCGCGCGGAAGAGGCCGGGCGGGCGCTTGGCTGCGCCATCTGGGGGCGCGGCGCGCACCGACCCCGCACGACCCGGTCCCGAGCGGGCGGCGGGCGGCGGTGCGGGCGCCCCTTGGCGCCCATGCTCCTCGATCTGTCGCTCCAGATGCTTCTGGATGGCCATGCCCAGTACCTCCACCTCCATGGCGGCACCGTACACCTCCCACGTCATGCCCTTCTCGTCCCATTTTACGTCGCGCACCGGCTCGGCTGCCTCCTGGGGCGCCAGGGCGGCCGCCAGCGCCGAACCGGGTCGCACCCGCACTTCGGGGAAAGCAGGTGGCGCAGCGGGTGGCACGGCGGCCTGTGGCGTCATGGGACCGGTGGCCACCGTGCGTGTCTCGGCGGCGCCCAGCGACACCTGCAGGCCCGCGTCCCGGCGTGAGGGCGGTCTCGGTGCCGGGCTGGGAGCGCGCGGGGCGGCCTGGAAGCTGAAGGCCGGGCCGCCTGCGCCGTCCTGCGGAGACATGGGGCTCACGGCCACCGAGACGCAGGCCCGTGCGCCCGCCTGCGTGCCCGCGTCCtcgcgcggcggcggcggcagggGACCGCTTGCATCCCACGATGGCGCCTTGGTGAAGTTGTCGCGAGTCCGTGGCCCCGGTGGGGACGCGGCGGCCTCCTGGCGGGGGCTTCTCTCGGCCACAGTGGCAGCCAGGTCTTTCTGGCCGAGGCTGGAGGCCTCGGGGCTGGGGGCGGGCTCTGGCTCCGCATGACCTCCGCTGCTCCCCGCAGCGCCGGGAGACAGGGCTGAGCCGCAGGGTTTGCCATCTGATTGCCTGAAAGAGGAGGGCATGGCCTTCTCCGGAGTCAGGGGGGCCGCCTTTCCCGGGGACCGGGACTCTGCTTTCCTTGGAGATGCAGAGTCGGCCTTCCCCAGGGACCCAGGCTCCACCTTCCCACACGCGGTGAAGCCAGCTTTGCCTGAGGATGCGGGATCCACCTTCTCAGAAGCCCGTGGCTGCTCCTTCTGCAAAGACAGCGCTCCTGCTCGACCTGAGGATACAGTAACCTCCTGCCCAGGGAGCTGTGTTTCTGCCTGGTTCTCAGACCTCCGCTCCTCTTTCCCTAACGACCTGCCTGCCACCTTTGTGTTCACAGGTTTCCCtttctctggaggcagagggtCCACCTTTGCCTTTGGGATGGCTTCTGCCGAGGCCACAGGATCCACCTTCCCCAGGGGCACCAGGACTGTTTTTCCTGAAGCTGCGGGGGTCACCTTTCCTAAAGACATGGAGTCCCCCTCTTCGGAGGGGGCAGTTTCTGTCTTTCCCCTGCTCATGGGGTCCACCTTATCTGAGGCGAGGGAATCCGCCTTCTCCAAGGACTGCGGCTCTCTTTTTCCCCCAGTCACTGCCTTAGCTTCTGCAGATTGGGCACCCCCTGTCCCCAGGGACCAGCGACCCACTGGGCCTGAGGATACAGGGTCTGCCTTTCCTGATGTCTCAAGATCCACTTTTCCAGAGGGTGACGCTTTCATGCTTGCTGAGGTGGTTGCGGGGTCCGCCCTTCTAGGGAATACTGAGTCCTCTTTTCCTGAGGACTCCGTTTCTGTCGTTCCCATGAATACTTGTTCTGCCCACCCAGGAGACACTGGCCCTGGCTCTCCTGAAGACACAGGATCCACCTTTCCCAAGGAAACAGTGTCCACCTTGCTAGTAGGCGCAGGACCTTCACTTTTCACAGATATGGACTCTGTTTTTCCCGATCCGCCATCCACCTGTGTAGCAGATACCATTCCTGTTATTCTCATGGACACGGTACCCCCCTCTCCTGAGGAGGCAGGGCCCACCTTTCCCAGGAACAGAGGGTCTTCTGTTGCAGAAGACACAATTTCTGCATTTCCCCTAGATACAGGATCTGCCGACCTCACGCATGTAGGGTCTACCCTTTCAGAGGGCCCAGAAGGCCCTGTTCCAGAGGGTGCAGGCTTCATCTTGCCTGACAACCCTGGAGACAGTTTCCCTAAGAGCCCCGGATCTGTCTTGTCTGTGGATGCAGAATCTGAGTCTTTCAAGGACACAGGGTCCACCTTTCTTCGGGGCCCAGGCTCTTTCTCTCCTGAGGACACGAACTCTGCCTTTACTGTGGATGCAGAGCCCACTTTCTCGGAGGACACATCCACTTTGCCCGAGGACACAGGATCCACCTTTCCCAAAGACCCAGGGCCCTCGTTCCTTGGGGACACTGGGTCCACCTTGCTGGTGCACACCAGGTCTGCTTTTCCCAAGGATCTAGGCTCTTCCTTTCTTGGAATCATGGGACTCATCCTTCCAGAAGCCCCAGGATCCCCTTGGCTGGAAGTCGTGGGCTCCGTCTTTTCTGTCAACAGGGGACCTGCTTTCATCAAGGATCCAGCCTCTTCCTTTCCTATGGAACCTGCCTGCATGGAGGGCATGGAATCCATCTTCAAGTGTGTGGGGTTTCTGTTCTGTAAGGATGTGGGAGCAATTTTCACTGAGGACACAGGCTCTGATTTCCCAGACAAGGTGGATTCTGGGGTCCCTGAGATCGAGGTTCCATGTGTCTCCTTGGTGGCTGTCCCTAGGGGAGGGGTGCAAGTGGGAGAGGAGCAGGCCATGCTTCCAGCAGGGCCCTCAGAACAGGAGGCCCCTTCCCCAGACCCACTGGGACCGCTGTGTCTAGTGTCCATGGCTGGGCTTTGGTCAAGGTTGTGCTTGGGTGGGGCAGGGCTGGCCTTTTGCTGGAAGGGGCAGCAGTCCCTCATGGCCGGGCCCCTAGTGCCCAGGCTCCCATCCTGTGGGCAGCAGAGGGGTCCTGAGGGGCTGGAGTCCTTCTGGAGCAGGTGGATCCAGGCTAGGTCTTCAGCAGTATTTGTCAACCCTCATGGCCACGCTTGAACCCAAGGCGGCTGTGTGGCTCTGAAACAGAGAGACAGTAGATTCAAACTTAGGAGAGAAGCATGCGGGAGCAGCCTCCATCCtggcctcctcttcttcctcgCAGCCCAGGCTCCTCACTGGGTTCTCTGTCCCTATCTGGTCTCCTCTTGTCCAGAGGGCCTAGGCTAAAAACACAAATCCAACCATATCACTGTCCTGCTTCCCTGCACCAATGACTGTCTATAGAgggcccttccttccttccttccttcctgttttgcttttggcagtactggggtttaattcAAGACCTTCATGTTTGctagtgccctaccacttgagccactcctccagccctgtttttgtgttggatattttcaagatagggtcttgtgaacaatttgcccgggctgaccttgaaccacattccacctgatctctgcctcccgagtagctaggattacaggcatgagccacaagtgtCTGGCTTGGAGAGCATTTCTTAAAATGACATtcaagggctgacagagtggctcaagtagaagagcgcttaccttgcaagcatgaagccctgagttcaaaccccagtatcaccaaaaaaaaaaagacattcaagGCTTGTCACAACTTGACCACAGCCTGACCTTCACCTATGGTCGCCCCATCTTTGCCAGTCCTACTCATGCATCTTGCTACCCAGAAATTATGTGTTTGTCATTTCAGCAGGGGCTGCAAATCTCATGGCAGGCAGGTTAGTTAAGTTAGAGAAGCAGGATGGTAGATCACAGAGGGAGTGGTGGGGGCTTTGACAGTGAGTGCCCTGTCTAGAGGGA from Castor canadensis chromosome 16, mCasCan1.hap1v2, whole genome shotgun sequence harbors:
- the Gprin1 gene encoding G protein-regulated inducer of neurite outgrowth 1; translated protein: MRDCCPFQQKASPAPPKHNLDQSPAMDTRHSGPSGSGEGASCSEGPAGSMACSSPTCTPPLGTATKETHGTSISGTPESTLSGKSEPVSSVKIAPTSLQNRNPTHLKMDSMPSMQAGSIGKEEAGSLMKAGPLLTEKTEPTTSSQGDPGASGRMSPMIPRKEEPRSLGKADLVCTSKVDPVSPRNEGPGSLGKVDPVSSGKVDVSSEKVGSASTVKAEFVSSGEKEPGPRRKVDPVSLKDSDSASTDKTDPGLLGKLSPGLSGKMKPAPSGTGPSGPSERVDPTCVRSADPVSRGNAEIVSSATEDPLFLGKVGPASSGEGGTVSMRITGMVSATQVDGGSGKTESISVKSEGPAPTSKVDTVSLGKVDPVSSGEPGPVSPGWAEQVFMGTTETESSGKEDSVFPRRADPATTSASMKASPSGKVDLETSGKADPVSSGPVGRWSLGTGGAQSAEAKAVTGGKREPQSLEKADSLASDKVDPMSRGKTETAPSEEGDSMSLGKVTPAASGKTVLVPLGKVDPVASAEAIPKAKVDPLPPEKGKPVNTKVAGRSLGKEERRSENQAETQLPGQEVTVSSGRAGALSLQKEQPRASEKVDPASSGKAGFTACGKVEPGSLGKADSASPRKAESRSPGKAAPLTPEKAMPSSFRQSDGKPCGSALSPGAAGSSGGHAEPEPAPSPEASSLGQKDLAATVAERSPRQEAAASPPGPRTRDNFTKAPSWDASGPLPPPPREDAGTQAGARACVSVAVSPMSPQDGAGGPAFSFQAAPRAPSPAPRPPSRRDAGLQVSLGAAETRTVATGPMTPQAAVPPAAPPAFPEVRVRPGSALAAALAPQEAAEPVRDVKWDEKGMTWEVYGAAMEVEVLGMAIQKHLERQIEEHGRQGAPAPPPAARSGPGRAGSVRAAPPDGAAKRPPGLFRALLQSVRRPRCCSRAGPSAE